From one Peptoniphilaceae bacterium AMB_02 genomic stretch:
- a CDS encoding nucleoside kinase, producing MKVVLNKNEIDYNGESIYELLKANYSDDYHKYFGAIVNNTVYNLNQVLNDGDEVDLLTSSNEDGYKILTRTMTLVLALALKEIDSATLLEVEHFIGGGLYVEFSNGPDVNNEFVSTLTQKMREIIEEDLVIERKQVDKKTALKLFTAEGYVEKVALLETLDIDEVDVYYVGDYVFSFHGYLAPSTSFAKDFYLKLYYPGIVMMFPSPNSNDKVPTFYEERSLAKVFSGSKKWTDLLGIGYVSNLNRAILENDYQYLIEVSEAYFENKLSKVADEIISDEEINFVLIAGPSSSGKTTTAHRLGVQMAVRGKRPFSISVDDYFLERANTPLDENGNPNFETIHAVDIKYFNDDLLALLDGKTIQLPHYNFHTGKREKSNQFIFTDSDHPIIIEGIHALNPLLTQDVPGKNKYKVYISALTQLNLDKHNRISATDVRLLRRLVRDSNFRGYSAVETFELWKSVLKGEEKWIFPFQDEANYHLDSALIYEIAILKKHVIDLFDDIDNSYECYKDVKRLQRFLNYFITIDNDSVVPQSSILREFIGNV from the coding sequence ATGAAGGTAGTTTTAAATAAAAATGAAATAGACTACAATGGTGAAAGTATTTATGAATTATTAAAAGCAAACTATTCGGATGATTATCACAAATATTTTGGCGCAATTGTCAATAATACCGTCTACAATTTAAATCAAGTTTTAAACGACGGAGATGAAGTAGATTTACTTACATCTTCAAATGAAGATGGCTATAAAATTTTAACCAGGACTATGACTTTAGTTCTCGCTCTTGCTTTAAAGGAAATTGACAGTGCTACTTTGTTGGAAGTTGAGCATTTCATTGGTGGAGGACTATATGTTGAATTCTCAAACGGTCCTGATGTAAATAATGAGTTCGTATCCACCCTAACTCAAAAAATGAGAGAGATTATTGAAGAAGATCTCGTAATAGAGAGAAAACAAGTAGATAAAAAAACTGCATTAAAACTTTTTACCGCTGAAGGGTATGTGGAAAAAGTTGCACTGCTTGAAACTTTGGACATAGATGAGGTTGACGTTTACTATGTTGGTGACTATGTATTTTCATTCCATGGATATTTAGCACCTTCAACTTCTTTTGCTAAAGATTTCTATCTAAAGCTTTACTATCCCGGAATTGTCATGATGTTCCCTTCACCCAACAGTAATGATAAGGTTCCTACTTTTTATGAAGAGAGAAGTTTAGCAAAGGTATTCTCGGGCTCTAAAAAATGGACAGATTTATTGGGTATTGGTTATGTATCAAATTTAAATAGGGCAATTCTCGAAAATGATTACCAGTATTTAATTGAAGTATCTGAAGCTTATTTTGAGAATAAACTTTCAAAGGTTGCTGATGAAATAATATCAGATGAGGAGATAAACTTTGTATTAATAGCCGGTCCAAGCTCATCCGGCAAGACTACGACAGCGCATAGACTTGGGGTTCAAATGGCTGTAAGAGGTAAAAGACCTTTTTCCATATCAGTGGATGATTACTTTTTAGAAAGAGCCAATACTCCACTGGATGAAAATGGAAATCCAAATTTTGAAACCATACATGCTGTTGATATTAAGTACTTTAATGATGACTTATTAGCATTATTGGATGGCAAGACTATACAATTACCTCATTATAATTTCCATACCGGAAAAAGAGAGAAATCAAATCAGTTTATCTTCACAGATTCTGATCATCCCATAATTATTGAGGGTATTCATGCATTAAATCCGCTGTTAACTCAGGATGTTCCGGGTAAAAATAAGTATAAGGTGTATATAAGTGCACTTACTCAATTAAACCTTGATAAACATAATAGGATATCAGCGACTGATGTTAGACTTTTAAGAAGACTTGTAAGAGATTCCAACTTCAGAGGTTATTCGGCGGTTGAGACTTTTGAGTTATGGAAATCAGTATTAAAAGGCGAAGAAAAATGGATTTTCCCATTCCAAGATGAAGCTAATTACCATTTGGATTCTGCTTTAATATATGAGATTGCCATATTAAAAAAACATGTGATAGATTTATTTGATGATATAGACAATAGTTATGAATGTTACAAGGATGTAAAAAGATTACAAAGGTTTTTAAACTATTTCATAACTATAGATAATGATAGTGTAGTACCCCAAAGCTCAATACTTAGAGAGTTTATTGGGAATGTTTAA